Proteins encoded within one genomic window of Coleofasciculus chthonoplastes PCC 7420:
- a CDS encoding carbohydrate ABC transporter permease: protein MAIAQQSSSKNKSKINTKQILLWVGVVLTLIFCLAPALWQVLTSFKINEAISTIPNVYFPSPDQLTWNHYTQLFERYPFFRYILNSAIVSLTSTFLCLIAGAPAAYALARLRIPGERIVLGCVLIVSLFPYVLLFLGLLEVVKLLGLGNNYMALIVPYTGINLPLTILVLRSFFQQLPKDLEDSAQVDGYNTVQMLLKIVLPMTIPALVTTGILTFIFAWNEFIFALTFITRDEMKTIPVAVAQIGGTSVFEIPYGPIAAATVAGTIPLILLVLFFQRRIVQGITAGAVKG from the coding sequence ATGGCAATCGCTCAACAATCATCATCCAAAAACAAATCAAAAATCAATACCAAGCAAATTCTGCTCTGGGTTGGGGTTGTATTAACGCTAATCTTTTGCCTAGCACCAGCCCTTTGGCAAGTTTTGACCTCGTTCAAGATCAATGAGGCGATTTCGACAATTCCGAATGTCTATTTTCCTTCGCCTGATCAACTGACTTGGAATCACTACACGCAGCTATTTGAGCGGTATCCCTTTTTTCGTTATATCCTGAATAGTGCCATTGTTTCATTAACCTCCACCTTCTTGTGTTTAATCGCCGGAGCGCCCGCTGCTTATGCCTTAGCACGGTTACGAATTCCGGGAGAGCGGATTGTTTTAGGCTGCGTTCTTATTGTCAGTCTCTTTCCCTACGTGCTACTGTTTCTGGGACTGCTAGAGGTGGTGAAACTTTTAGGCTTGGGGAATAACTATATGGCTTTAATTGTTCCCTATACCGGAATTAATTTACCCCTGACTATTTTGGTGCTGCGGAGTTTCTTTCAACAACTGCCTAAGGATCTAGAAGATTCTGCCCAGGTTGATGGGTATAACACCGTACAAATGCTGTTAAAAATTGTCCTGCCGATGACAATTCCTGCTCTGGTAACGACGGGAATTCTAACGTTTATTTTTGCTTGGAATGAGTTTATCTTTGCTTTAACCTTTATTACGCGAGATGAAATGAAAACCATTCCTGTAGCCGTGGCTCAAATTGGGGGAACTTCTGTATTTGAAATTCCTTATGGTCCGATCGCGGCAGCGACAGTAGCGGGAACGATACCCCTGATTCTGTTAGTGCTATTCTTCCAGCGTCGTATTGTGCAGGGCATCACTGCTGGGGCAGTTAAAGGATGA
- a CDS encoding IS4 family transposase encodes MRQSSQERTFPVPILYQSRRKHLQRFLVLPNLSLPLIWFPIIKYILRTQIPLGSRVILAIDRTQWDSNNLLMVAVIWKKRSFPVYWQFLDKAGSSNISEQIAVIRPVLKLLSRYQVVLIGDREFRRVELAYWLKKKKVFFALRIKQDTYIRQSEGNYQQLSELGLTPGMKLFHSGVNYTKKKGFGRFNLAAYWKRKYRGSYEKQGWFILTNLSSIDEVIQVYQSRSGIESLFKDCKTGGYNLEGTKGQHRTFKSFSLVNCHGLYYRFFKR; translated from the coding sequence ATACGTCAGAGCAGTCAAGAAAGGACATTTCCTGTACCCATTCTCTATCAAAGTAGGAGAAAACATCTGCAAAGGTTTTTAGTTCTTCCCAATCTTAGTTTACCCTTAATCTGGTTTCCGATAATTAAATATATATTAAGAACTCAAATTCCTCTGGGAAGTCGTGTTATTCTAGCTATAGATAGAACTCAATGGGACAGCAATAACTTATTAATGGTTGCTGTGATTTGGAAAAAACGTTCCTTCCCTGTATATTGGCAATTTTTGGATAAGGCGGGTAGTAGCAATATCTCCGAACAAATAGCAGTTATTCGTCCGGTCTTAAAATTGCTTTCCCGTTATCAAGTTGTTCTCATCGGAGATCGAGAATTCCGCCGCGTTGAACTCGCTTACTGGTTGAAAAAAAAGAAGGTATTTTTTGCCTTGCGGATCAAGCAGGATACTTATATCCGCCAATCGGAAGGAAACTATCAACAGCTAAGTGAGTTGGGTTTAACTCCGGGGATGAAGTTATTTCATTCGGGAGTTAATTATACAAAGAAGAAGGGGTTTGGTCGTTTTAATTTAGCCGCTTATTGGAAACGAAAGTATCGAGGTTCTTATGAAAAACAGGGCTGGTTCATTCTAACCAATTTAAGTAGTATTGATGAAGTGATTCAGGTTTATCAATCTCGCAGTGGTATAGAATCATTGTTCAAAGATTGTAAGACGGGTGGCTATAACTTAGAAGGAACTAAGGGCCAGCATAGAACGTTTAAATCGTTTAGTCTTGTTAATTGCCATGGCTTATACTATCGCTTCTTTAAAAGGTGA
- a CDS encoding tetratricopeptide repeat protein, translating to MIKRLWQWLVRLIWRIVPPFLKPKQYRRRQKRLSDADYHQLFRQLVIGVNQGWNREQILQHLGYQSSDRAFKVWLYEYGQQLRQLPEADHQFAWQLLQMSGVGCGELGEIAAEIGKDLLAKSAGKGEAYREETGDTDHSETGESDAAETWFNQGKQQLADQDFLGAIASFDAAIQHQPDYAEAWNNRGLALGKLGDDQSAITSYEKAIQLKPDYQLAWYNWGVAMDKLREKESAISPIESSPDIKGMRDIDVN from the coding sequence ATGATCAAGCGGCTTTGGCAATGGCTAGTGCGGCTGATTTGGCGAATCGTACCGCCTTTCCTGAAACCCAAACAATACAGGCGACGGCAAAAACGCCTGAGTGATGCAGATTATCATCAGTTATTTCGGCAATTGGTGATTGGGGTGAATCAGGGATGGAATCGGGAACAGATCCTGCAACATTTAGGATATCAGAGTAGCGATCGCGCTTTTAAGGTGTGGCTGTATGAGTATGGACAGCAGTTGCGCCAATTACCCGAGGCGGATCATCAGTTCGCTTGGCAATTATTGCAGATGAGTGGTGTCGGCTGTGGAGAATTAGGGGAAATTGCGGCAGAAATTGGCAAGGATTTATTGGCGAAATCGGCGGGGAAAGGGGAAGCTTATCGGGAAGAAACGGGAGACACAGATCACAGCGAAACAGGCGAAAGTGATGCCGCCGAAACCTGGTTCAATCAAGGGAAACAGCAACTCGCCGACCAAGATTTTCTCGGTGCGATCGCGTCTTTTGACGCAGCGATTCAACACCAACCCGATTACGCCGAAGCCTGGAATAATCGGGGGTTGGCTTTGGGGAAGTTGGGAGATGATCAAAGTGCGATCACCTCTTATGAGAAAGCGATTCAACTTAAACCCGATTATCAATTAGCCTGGTACAACTGGGGTGTAGCGATGGATAAATTAAGAGAAAAAGAAAGCGCTATATCACCGATTGAATCGTCTCCAGATATCAAAGGGATGCGTGATATTGATGTGAATTAA
- a CDS encoding TIGR03279 family radical SAM protein translates to MSETSIRPALINKVIPNSIAAEVGFEPGDAIVSINGTPPRDLIDYQFLCADELLELEVRDAAGKTHSVEIEKDYDEDLGLEFETALFDGLIQCNNRCPFCFIDQQPPGKRQSLYLKDDDYRLSFLYGSYLTLTNLTQSEWNRIERLRLSPLYVSIHATEPDVRSRLLKNPRAGQILDQLQWFQERRLQIHAQVVVCPGINDGIHLERTLIDLAQFQQNEVPAVASVAVVPVGLTRFRPSEDELIPVSRQKAAEVIQQVQSLQTKFRQQFGSTFAWLADEWFLIAQQELPSESHYEDYPQIGNGVGSIRQFIKQFQDAATRMLPTRVEPARELTWVVGNAVETAFVPLVQQLNKVEGLEVKLAALRSEYWGQEITVTGLLTGQDLLGSLSGKDFGDGILLPSVMLKHDDTRFLDDMTVSEVSHQLGTKIWVVRGIEELLERCVAKQLS, encoded by the coding sequence ATGAGTGAAACTTCTATCCGTCCAGCTTTAATTAATAAAGTAATCCCCAACTCCATTGCCGCTGAGGTGGGGTTTGAACCCGGTGACGCCATTGTCTCGATTAATGGTACACCTCCCCGTGACTTAATCGACTATCAATTTCTCTGTGCTGATGAACTATTGGAATTAGAAGTCCGAGATGCGGCGGGAAAAACCCATTCTGTAGAAATTGAGAAAGACTATGACGAGGATTTAGGACTAGAATTTGAAACTGCCTTATTTGATGGCTTAATTCAGTGTAATAATCGTTGTCCTTTTTGCTTCATTGACCAACAACCTCCCGGAAAACGACAGAGTTTATATCTCAAAGACGACGACTATCGGCTCAGTTTCCTCTATGGTTCATACTTAACCCTAACCAACCTCACTCAAAGCGAATGGAATCGCATCGAACGCCTACGTCTATCTCCGTTGTATGTTTCTATCCATGCCACTGAACCGGACGTTCGCAGCCGACTCCTCAAAAATCCTCGTGCTGGGCAGATTTTAGACCAATTACAATGGTTTCAGGAACGACGATTACAAATTCATGCTCAAGTTGTGGTTTGTCCTGGTATTAATGATGGCATTCACTTAGAACGAACCCTCATAGATTTAGCCCAATTCCAACAGAATGAAGTTCCTGCTGTTGCGTCAGTCGCTGTCGTTCCTGTGGGATTAACTCGCTTTCGTCCCTCAGAGGATGAATTAATCCCTGTTAGTCGCCAGAAAGCAGCAGAGGTGATTCAGCAAGTTCAATCGCTACAAACAAAATTTCGCCAACAATTCGGGTCTACCTTTGCTTGGTTAGCGGATGAATGGTTTTTAATCGCCCAACAGGAATTACCGTCAGAATCTCATTATGAAGATTATCCCCAAATTGGGAATGGTGTGGGTTCAATTCGCCAGTTTATTAAACAATTTCAAGATGCAGCAACGCGGATGTTACCAACTCGTGTAGAACCTGCGCGAGAGTTAACCTGGGTGGTCGGTAATGCAGTGGAAACGGCGTTTGTTCCACTCGTGCAGCAGTTGAATAAGGTTGAGGGATTGGAGGTCAAACTAGCCGCGCTACGGAGTGAGTATTGGGGACAAGAGATTACGGTTACGGGGTTATTAACTGGACAAGATTTGCTTGGGTCATTGTCAGGAAAAGATTTCGGCGATGGGATTTTACTGCCTTCAGTCATGCTGAAACATGATGATACGCGATTTTTAGATGATATGACCGTGTCAGAGGTGAGTCATCAGTTAGGAACTAAAATTTGGGTGGTTCGTGGTATTGAGGAATTACTTGAACGTTGTGTGGCAAAACAATTAAGTTAA
- a CDS encoding tetratricopeptide repeat protein — protein MVKRFWRWLIRLIQPILPPFLKQKRHRRVKRQRLSDTDYQQLFGQLLTGVSQGWNSEEVFQHLGHRNDRYFKAWLREYGKRLRKLPEADHQLASQLVRLSRVGCGELGEIAAEIGRELLMKPAGKGEEVVAVEERKRVSAETSLSDSISSIENSDSEQAEVWFNRGNQQFDAGDFLGAIANYDKALQFKPDNHYAWFMRGVALADLGKYEEAIANYDKALQIQPDFHQAWYNRGVALADLGEYEEAIANYDKALQIQPDFHQAWYNRGVALADLGEYEEAIANYDKALQIQPDKHEAWYNRGVALGNLGKYEEAIANYDKALQIQPDFHQAWFMRGVALADLGEYEEAIANYDKALQFKPDFHYAWNNRGVALADLGKYEEAIASFDKALQIKPDLHQAWLNRGIAVGESRHYNPEAATSLQFQFPNTSPILPNPALTQRGYQGELLSYQEGLKHCLQDTHPEGWGQLHQAIGNAHYKEGKYQRNYRDSWDKAVTEYHQALITLTPDAYPELHLEVLQDLIRVLLGLNQHTEAKEWRNQGLKVFQTLLNSQKSTFQKRQLLAKLLPFSQMRVDDLVEEGEPTLALEAAEMNKNLYLTWILDARNETTLSPNYRQIQSLTNPTTAIVYWHLSPNALTTFIIKHNSENPIIIDAPLSASGEVRGIKLLEDWIKTWDEYYQYYRKNPAQPPDYKKAKQELGQSWQDNLPNLLEELQHILNIPAILTQLNSESITNPSIHIQNLILIPHRDLHRFPIHALFPDTFTITYLPSAQIGLHLNNRGEIQPILPLQVDYPPHKDCEL, from the coding sequence ATGGTGAAGCGGTTTTGGCGGTGGCTAATCCGGCTAATTCAGCCGATATTACCCCCCTTCCTCAAACAGAAACGACACAGGCGGGTGAAACGTCAACGCCTCAGTGATACAGACTATCAGCAGCTATTTGGACAACTGCTAACTGGGGTGAGTCAGGGATGGAACTCAGAAGAGGTATTCCAACATTTAGGACATCGGAATGACCGCTATTTTAAGGCGTGGCTGCGAGAGTATGGGAAGCGGTTACGGAAATTGCCAGAGGCGGATCATCAGTTGGCGTCGCAGTTGGTGCGATTGAGTCGGGTAGGGTGTGGGGAATTGGGGGAAATCGCCGCAGAGATTGGCAGGGAGTTGTTAATGAAACCTGCGGGAAAAGGGGAGGAAGTGGTGGCGGTGGAAGAAAGGAAGAGGGTATCGGCTGAGACATCGCTTTCAGATTCGATTAGTTCTATTGAAAATAGCGATAGTGAGCAGGCAGAAGTGTGGTTTAATCGAGGGAATCAGCAATTTGATGCAGGGGATTTTCTCGGTGCGATCGCCAATTATGACAAAGCCCTTCAATTCAAACCTGATAACCACTATGCTTGGTTCATGCGGGGTGTGGCGCTGGCTGATTTAGGTAAATATGAAGAGGCGATCGCCAATTATGACAAAGCCCTTCAAATCCAACCTGATTTCCACCAAGCTTGGTACAACCGGGGTGTGGCGCTGGCTGATTTAGGAGAATATGAAGAGGCGATCGCCAATTATGACAAAGCCCTTCAAATCCAACCTGATTTCCACCAAGCTTGGTACAACCGGGGTGTGGCGCTGGCTGATTTAGGAGAATATGAAGAGGCGATCGCCAATTATGACAAAGCCCTTCAAATCCAACCTGATAAGCACGAAGCTTGGTACAACCGGGGTGTGGCGCTGGGTAATTTAGGTAAATATGAAGAAGCGATCGCCAATTATGACAAAGCCCTTCAAATCCAACCTGATTTCCACCAAGCTTGGTTCATGCGGGGTGTGGCGCTGGCTGATTTAGGAGAATATGAAGAGGCGATCGCCAATTATGACAAAGCCCTTCAATTCAAACCTGATTTCCACTATGCTTGGAACAACCGGGGTGTGGCGCTGGCTGATTTAGGAAAATATGAAGAAGCGATCGCATCTTTTGACAAAGCCCTTCAAATCAAACCTGATTTACACCAAGCTTGGCTAAACCGAGGGATTGCTGTTGGAGAATCCCGACACTATAATCCCGAAGCGGCGACTTCTTTACAGTTCCAATTTCCCAATACCTCCCCAATCTTGCCCAATCCTGCTCTCACTCAACGCGGTTATCAAGGAGAGTTGTTATCGTATCAGGAAGGCTTAAAGCATTGTCTCCAAGACACCCACCCCGAAGGTTGGGGACAATTGCATCAAGCCATAGGAAACGCCCACTATAAGGAAGGAAAATACCAGCGCAATTACCGCGACTCTTGGGATAAAGCCGTAACCGAATATCACCAAGCCTTGATTACCCTAACCCCAGACGCCTATCCTGAACTGCATTTAGAGGTTCTCCAAGACTTAATTCGCGTCTTATTGGGCTTAAACCAACACACAGAAGCCAAGGAATGGCGCAACCAAGGCTTAAAGGTATTCCAAACCCTATTAAATAGTCAAAAATCCACATTCCAGAAACGCCAACTCCTGGCTAAATTACTCCCCTTCTCCCAAATGCGGGTTGATGATTTAGTCGAAGAGGGTGAACCTACCTTGGCATTAGAAGCTGCCGAGATGAATAAGAATCTCTATCTCACCTGGATACTTGACGCCCGAAATGAAACCACGCTTAGTCCTAATTATCGCCAGATTCAATCTCTCACCAATCCCACAACCGCGATTGTTTATTGGCATCTGAGTCCAAATGCTCTGACGACGTTTATTATTAAACACAATAGCGAAAATCCGATTATTATTGATGCGCCTCTCTCCGCGTCGGGGGAAGTCAGGGGGATTAAACTCTTAGAGGATTGGATTAAAACCTGGGATGAATATTATCAATATTATCGTAAGAATCCCGCCCAGCCCCCCGACTATAAAAAAGCGAAGCAAGAATTGGGGCAATCTTGGCAGGATAATTTACCTAATTTACTGGAAGAATTACAGCATATCCTGAATATTCCTGCTATTTTAACTCAACTGAATTCCGAATCCATAACCAATCCCAGCATTCACATTCAAAATCTAATTCTGATTCCCCATCGCGACTTACACCGCTTTCCTATTCATGCATTATTTCCCGATACCTTCACGATTACCTATCTCCCCAGCGCCCAAATTGGACTCCATTTAAATAACCGTGGAGAGATACAACCTATTTTGCCCCTACAGGTAGACTATCCGCCTCACAAAGACTGTGAACTCTGA
- a CDS encoding carbohydrate ABC transporter permease, whose translation MKQASIRQREIRTGWLLTLLAILILLMVFAYPIGRAFWLSLFNQNLGTELQPEFAGFANYARLVGDGRFWQSMWHTTVFTLSSIALELVLGMAIALVLNQAFFGRGLVRTAALIPWALPTAVMGLAWAWIFNDQFGVANDILRLLPAVEPITWLGEPIPAMIALIAADVWKTTPFFAIILLAGLQSISKDLYEAHAIDGATPVQSFVQITLPLLTPQILIALLFRFAQAFGIFDLVLVMTGGGPANATEMISLYIYDTVRRYLDFGYGAALVVVTFLLLILAVAIVGFLLSKTRINVLGDQ comes from the coding sequence ATGAAACAAGCTTCAATTCGGCAACGAGAGATAAGAACGGGTTGGTTACTCACCCTACTTGCCATACTTATCTTGCTCATGGTGTTTGCCTATCCCATTGGACGAGCATTTTGGTTAAGTTTATTCAATCAAAATCTCGGCACTGAGTTACAGCCAGAATTTGCTGGCTTTGCCAATTATGCACGGCTTGTCGGTGATGGACGCTTCTGGCAAAGTATGTGGCACACAACGGTGTTTACTCTGTCCTCGATTGCCCTGGAATTAGTGTTGGGAATGGCAATTGCTTTGGTGCTAAATCAAGCCTTTTTTGGGCGAGGTTTAGTTCGCACTGCCGCCCTGATTCCTTGGGCATTACCCACCGCTGTCATGGGGTTAGCCTGGGCGTGGATTTTTAATGACCAGTTTGGCGTTGCCAATGATATTTTGCGATTATTGCCCGCCGTTGAGCCGATTACTTGGTTAGGTGAACCAATTCCGGCAATGATCGCATTAATTGCTGCTGATGTTTGGAAAACAACACCATTTTTCGCGATTATTTTGTTGGCAGGATTGCAATCCATTTCTAAGGATCTTTATGAAGCCCATGCAATTGATGGGGCGACTCCCGTCCAAAGTTTTGTACAAATTACATTACCCCTACTGACCCCGCAAATCTTGATTGCTCTGTTATTCCGATTTGCTCAAGCGTTCGGAATTTTTGACCTGGTACTGGTGATGACAGGGGGCGGTCCAGCGAATGCGACGGAAATGATTTCACTCTACATTTACGACACGGTGAGACGCTATTTGGACTTTGGTTACGGTGCAGCGTTGGTTGTCGTCACCTTCCTCTTGCTAATTCTCGCCGTGGCAATTGTGGGCTTTTTGCTCTCAAAAACCCGGATTAATGTTTTAGGAGACCAATAG
- a CDS encoding ABC transporter ATP-binding protein produces the protein MAKLELQNLRKEYNPKTVPIKDISLDVEDGEFMTFIGPSGCGKSTLLRLIAGLETPTKGRVVISGQTVNGVPPGDRNIAMVFQSYALYPHMTVEENISASLRIRKTSSDEIRKRIDDVIIKLDLDRALLERKPGQLSGGQRQRVAVARALVREPEVFLLDEPLSNLDALLREQVRAELKQLFKSQNKPVVYVTHDQTEAMTLSTRIALLYEGVLQQLDTPYQIYTYPANSFVASFMGSPQMNLLTLSCQENYAILGNFKLKMPDLRKKPRQIIMGVRPENVRIAKQGDEQTIKGNVFLVEDMGKEKLISVRVQGSDGSEGKTIRALLAADNYWDGEEDTVTLTLPEKTMHWFDVESGDRLTHHS, from the coding sequence ATGGCAAAACTCGAACTCCAGAATCTACGCAAAGAATACAATCCAAAAACGGTACCGATTAAAGACATTAGCCTAGATGTCGAAGATGGCGAGTTCATGACATTTATTGGACCCTCTGGCTGTGGTAAATCCACATTGCTGCGATTAATTGCTGGATTGGAGACGCCAACGAAAGGCAGAGTAGTGATTAGTGGACAAACAGTTAATGGTGTACCCCCAGGCGATCGCAATATTGCCATGGTTTTCCAGAGTTACGCCCTCTATCCTCACATGACGGTGGAGGAAAATATCAGCGCCTCGCTGAGAATCCGTAAAACTTCTAGCGATGAAATTCGCAAGCGCATTGATGATGTGATTATCAAGCTAGATTTAGACCGCGCCTTACTCGAACGCAAACCCGGTCAACTCTCCGGTGGACAACGGCAACGGGTAGCGGTTGCCCGCGCCTTAGTTCGGGAACCGGAAGTCTTTTTATTAGATGAACCCTTGAGTAACTTAGATGCCTTACTGCGAGAACAAGTTCGGGCGGAACTCAAGCAACTATTTAAATCCCAAAACAAGCCCGTCGTCTATGTTACCCACGACCAAACCGAGGCAATGACCCTCTCGACTCGCATTGCCTTGCTGTATGAGGGCGTCTTGCAACAGCTTGATACCCCCTATCAGATTTATACCTACCCAGCCAATAGTTTTGTTGCCAGTTTCATGGGTAGTCCCCAAATGAACCTGCTAACCCTTAGCTGTCAGGAGAATTATGCCATTCTGGGTAACTTTAAACTGAAAATGCCCGACCTGCGGAAAAAACCGCGCCAAATTATCATGGGTGTTCGTCCCGAAAATGTGCGGATTGCTAAGCAAGGAGATGAACAAACCATCAAGGGTAACGTGTTTTTGGTCGAAGATATGGGTAAAGAAAAACTGATCAGCGTGCGGGTGCAGGGTTCAGACGGGTCAGAAGGCAAGACGATTCGGGCGTTGTTAGCCGCTGATAACTACTGGGATGGTGAAGAAGATACGGTGACTCTCACCCTACCGGAGAAAACGATGCACTGGTTTGATGTGGAATCAGGCGATCGCCTCACGCATCATTCCTAA
- a CDS encoding helix-turn-helix transcriptional regulator has product MISQDFLKTIATERNLSKSELEVLSLAMEGHGTAAIASHLQISGDAVRKRLSEVYQKFKIPGRGPVKLTKLQQILVNRYQEYLQQQKDTPNRPPVSESPPTSPQPQNRRDWGEAPDVSVFYGRGDELKTLERWIIQEHCRLVALLGMSGIGKTALSVKLAKQLQDNFEVVLWRSLRQAPSVSDLLAALIPDLSPQPETVIPKTPDQRISWLIDYFRQHRCLVILDGVESILQSGKLAGIYREGYEEYGDFFRRLGEEPHQSCVLITSQEKLNEISLLEGETSPVRSFKLEGLGDAARLILKEKGLSGEKKWHPLIQGYRGNPFMLKLVATTIKEVFDGDVTDFLSTTLFTHDISDFIEEVLDRLSELEERVLVYLAHQKEAISFKALQQHFSDTSPQEVIRALGSLSQRSLVEKSEGRFILPPAVREVTLQLMTPLED; this is encoded by the coding sequence GTGATTTCTCAGGATTTTCTCAAAACCATTGCGACTGAACGCAATTTATCCAAATCGGAACTAGAGGTGTTGTCCCTGGCGATGGAGGGTCATGGAACGGCTGCGATCGCGTCTCACCTTCAGATTAGTGGGGATGCTGTGCGTAAGCGACTTAGCGAAGTCTACCAAAAGTTTAAGATTCCGGGTAGAGGTCCGGTTAAGCTGACCAAATTGCAACAAATCCTGGTTAACCGCTATCAAGAGTATCTCCAGCAGCAAAAGGATACCCCAAACCGTCCCCCTGTTTCAGAGAGTCCCCCTACCTCACCCCAGCCACAAAATCGCCGGGATTGGGGTGAAGCACCCGATGTTTCTGTATTCTACGGGCGTGGCGATGAACTGAAAACCCTGGAACGGTGGATTATTCAGGAACACTGTCGCTTAGTGGCGCTGTTGGGGATGAGTGGTATTGGGAAAACGGCGTTATCGGTGAAGTTGGCGAAACAGTTACAGGATAACTTTGAGGTTGTCCTGTGGCGATCGCTACGTCAAGCCCCTTCTGTGTCTGATCTTCTCGCCGCTTTAATTCCAGACTTGTCCCCGCAACCGGAAACGGTAATCCCTAAAACCCCTGATCAGCGCATTTCTTGGTTGATTGACTATTTTCGACAGCATCGTTGTTTGGTCATTTTGGATGGTGTGGAGTCGATTTTGCAGAGTGGAAAGTTAGCCGGGATTTACCGAGAAGGCTATGAAGAATATGGTGATTTTTTCCGTCGTTTAGGAGAAGAACCGCACCAAAGCTGTGTATTAATTACGTCTCAGGAAAAACTGAATGAAATTTCGTTATTAGAAGGTGAGACATCACCTGTTCGTTCCTTTAAGTTAGAAGGGTTAGGAGACGCGGCTCGATTAATTTTAAAAGAAAAAGGATTGTCTGGCGAGAAAAAATGGCATCCGTTAATTCAAGGGTATCGCGGTAATCCGTTTATGCTCAAGCTGGTGGCGACGACGATTAAGGAAGTGTTTGATGGTGACGTGACGGATTTTTTATCAACGACGTTGTTCACTCATGATATTAGTGATTTTATTGAGGAAGTTTTAGACCGCTTATCGGAATTAGAAGAAAGAGTATTGGTTTATCTGGCTCACCAAAAAGAGGCGATTTCGTTTAAAGCATTGCAACAGCATTTTAGCGACACATCGCCCCAAGAAGTGATTCGGGCGCTGGGTTCTCTGAGTCAGCGATCGCTGGTGGAGAAGTCGGAGGGTCGATTTATTTTACCACCTGCTGTTCGGGAAGTGACGCTGCAATTAATGACTCCGTTAGAGGATTGA
- a CDS encoding ABC transporter substrate-binding protein: MNISQQLGKLKRGIFRIKKIPRFFILLIATIATIQFLILPALTQQPVTVQVLMSALEAAQWQEFVDEFEEQNPNINLEILEGPNETNLVEDLYTSAFLLGDSPYDLVYLDIVWVPKFAAAGWLMPLSDRVSQDQLSKFMQGDVEGGRYNGELYRMPLRSDGGMLYYRTDLLKQGGYEPPETFAELMQISQALQQQTGVEWGYLWQGKQYEGLSAMFVEILEGFGAFWVNPDTLEVGLDQPEAIQAVEFLLNTIEKEVSPPGVTTYAEEETRRLFQNGEAIFLRNWPYVYPLAADSEIAGQFAIKPMVHQPADSSGACQGGWGLGISQSTQHPDEAWKVIEFFNRPDVQKRFSLATGYAPALKSLYTDSELVAKYSYFPQMLEVLEKAVLRPPIAQYAQASDILQRYLSAAITQTMTPEKAMNRAAQETRRLLGD; encoded by the coding sequence ATGAACATTAGTCAGCAATTGGGCAAACTCAAACGAGGCATCTTCAGAATCAAAAAAATCCCTCGTTTTTTCATCTTACTGATTGCCACAATTGCCACGATTCAATTTCTCATTCTCCCCGCCTTGACGCAACAACCCGTCACGGTTCAAGTATTGATGAGCGCCCTAGAAGCCGCTCAGTGGCAAGAATTTGTCGATGAATTTGAAGAACAAAATCCCAATATCAATCTAGAAATCCTGGAAGGACCTAACGAAACTAACCTGGTAGAAGACCTTTATACCTCGGCGTTCTTACTCGGTGATTCACCTTACGATCTCGTTTATCTAGACATTGTTTGGGTCCCAAAATTTGCCGCAGCCGGATGGTTAATGCCTCTATCTGACCGAGTTTCCCAAGACCAATTATCGAAGTTTATGCAAGGGGATGTAGAGGGAGGACGCTATAACGGTGAACTGTATCGGATGCCCTTGCGTTCCGATGGGGGTATGCTCTATTACCGTACTGATTTATTAAAGCAGGGTGGATACGAACCCCCCGAAACCTTTGCCGAACTCATGCAAATTTCTCAAGCCTTGCAACAACAAACAGGAGTTGAATGGGGATATTTATGGCAAGGAAAGCAATACGAAGGTTTATCTGCCATGTTTGTGGAAATCCTGGAAGGATTTGGTGCCTTTTGGGTGAATCCAGACACACTAGAAGTTGGACTAGATCAGCCAGAAGCTATCCAAGCGGTCGAATTTTTACTGAATACCATTGAAAAAGAGGTTTCTCCTCCCGGCGTCACCACTTATGCTGAAGAAGAAACCCGCCGCTTATTCCAAAATGGTGAAGCTATTTTCTTGCGAAATTGGCCCTACGTTTACCCATTAGCCGCAGACTCAGAGATTGCGGGTCAATTTGCGATTAAGCCGATGGTACACCAACCAGCCGATAGTAGTGGTGCTTGCCAAGGCGGATGGGGATTGGGCATTTCTCAATCCACGCAACACCCTGACGAAGCCTGGAAAGTGATTGAATTCTTTAACCGTCCGGATGTCCAAAAACGATTTAGTCTAGCAACAGGTTATGCACCAGCACTCAAATCACTGTATACCGATTCTGAACTGGTGGCTAAATATAGTTACTTTCCCCAAATGCTAGAAGTCCTGGAAAAGGCTGTTCTGCGTCCTCCTATCGCCCAATACGCTCAAGCCTCAGATATTTTACAGCGTTATCTCAGTGCGGCGATTACACAAACAATGACGCCAGAAAAAGCGATGAATCGAGCCGCCCAAGAAACGCGAAGACTTTTAGGAGATTAA